The following are encoded in a window of Aromatoleum petrolei genomic DNA:
- a CDS encoding c-type cytochrome: protein MDARIAAGSLALLLAAAPALAQDASKVSLIDRPAPSLDKLPKDAYGELVRYGHELSTRTFAFIGPEVQDRKMRFAGNNLACTSCHQNDATKPFAMPWVGVAATFPQYRAREDAISTVEERVNGCMERSMNGEPLPLDSHEMKAFTAYIHYMSRGVPVGARVEGAGTKQIKVPDRRADVAAGEAIYGAKCAACHGADGQGQRRGKAGDAEGYVFPPLWGNDTFNNGAGMNRMLTAAAFIKHNMPQGTTHAAPVLNDDEAFDVAGYVLSKPRPIKAGLDKDFPARWNKPVDAAFPPYVDGASAEQHRYGPYPPLMEQAKQRTEALKAAREAAATR from the coding sequence ATGGATGCACGTATTGCGGCAGGGAGCCTCGCGCTCCTGCTTGCGGCGGCGCCGGCCCTCGCCCAGGACGCCTCCAAGGTCAGCCTGATCGACCGTCCCGCCCCCTCCCTAGACAAGCTGCCGAAGGACGCCTACGGCGAACTGGTACGTTACGGCCACGAGCTGTCGACGCGTACCTTCGCGTTCATCGGGCCCGAGGTGCAGGACCGCAAGATGCGCTTCGCGGGCAACAACCTCGCTTGCACGTCCTGCCACCAGAACGACGCCACCAAGCCCTTCGCCATGCCCTGGGTCGGCGTCGCGGCGACCTTCCCGCAGTACCGCGCACGCGAGGACGCGATCAGCACGGTCGAGGAGCGCGTGAACGGCTGCATGGAGCGCAGCATGAATGGCGAGCCGCTGCCGCTGGACTCGCATGAAATGAAGGCGTTCACGGCCTACATCCACTACATGTCGCGCGGCGTTCCGGTCGGCGCGCGGGTCGAGGGGGCCGGAACGAAGCAGATCAAAGTGCCCGACCGCCGTGCCGACGTCGCCGCCGGCGAGGCCATCTACGGGGCCAAGTGCGCGGCCTGCCATGGCGCCGACGGACAGGGCCAGCGGCGCGGCAAGGCCGGCGACGCCGAGGGCTACGTATTCCCGCCGCTGTGGGGCAACGACACCTTCAACAACGGCGCCGGCATGAACCGCATGCTCACCGCAGCCGCCTTCATCAAGCACAACATGCCGCAGGGCACGACGCACGCGGCCCCGGTCCTGAACGACGACGAAGCCTTCGACGTCGCCGGCTACGTGCTGTCCAAGCCGCGCCCGATCAAGGCCGGCCTCGACAAGGACTTCCCGGCGCGCTGGAACAAGCCGGTCGACGCTGCCTTCCCGCCCTATGTCGATGGTGCCTCGGCCGAGCAGCATCGCTATGGCCCCTATCCGCCGCTGATGGAGCAAGCGAAGCAACGGACCGAAGCCCTGAAAGCCGCGCGCGAAGCCGCCGCTACGCGCTGA
- a CDS encoding DUF2478 domain-containing protein produces the protein MTTDQSLPIAAIVYRPTDHIEPVLLEAARALAELGVRLGGILQHDIPTTINDPCGMELEDLATGERFPLSQDLGSGSEACRLDPNALAHAAVAVRGALERGTQVVFINKFGAQEACGSGLRSEMAMAVTSGVPVITAVGERFLAEWQHFTGGQSTLLEPKVADILAWWRALPARN, from the coding sequence ATGACCACCGACCAGTCCCTGCCGATCGCCGCCATCGTCTATCGCCCCACCGACCATATCGAGCCGGTGCTCCTTGAGGCGGCACGCGCGCTGGCCGAACTGGGGGTGCGGCTGGGCGGCATTCTGCAACACGACATTCCGACGACGATCAATGATCCCTGCGGCATGGAACTCGAAGACCTCGCGACTGGCGAGCGCTTCCCCCTGTCGCAGGATCTCGGCAGCGGCTCGGAAGCCTGCCGCCTCGACCCGAACGCGCTCGCGCACGCGGCGGTCGCGGTACGTGGGGCGCTTGAGCGCGGGACGCAGGTAGTGTTCATCAACAAATTCGGCGCACAGGAAGCGTGCGGATCGGGCCTGCGCTCGGAGATGGCGATGGCGGTGACCAGCGGCGTGCCGGTCATCACCGCGGTGGGGGAGCGCTTCCTCGCCGAATGGCAGCACTTCACCGGCGGTCAGTCGACACTGCTCGAGCCGAAGGTCGCCGACATCCTCGCATGGTGGCGCGCACTGCCCGCGCGCAACTGA
- a CDS encoding YkgJ family cysteine cluster protein has product MECRPACAACCIAPSISSPIPGMEDGKPAGVRCIQLDEADRCRLFGDPRRPAVCGSLAPSLQMCGTQREAAIRWLADLEELTAPA; this is encoded by the coding sequence ATGGAATGCCGCCCGGCCTGCGCGGCCTGCTGCATCGCGCCGTCCATCTCCAGTCCCATCCCCGGCATGGAAGACGGCAAACCCGCCGGCGTGCGCTGCATCCAGCTCGACGAGGCCGACCGTTGCCGCCTGTTCGGCGACCCGCGTCGTCCGGCGGTATGCGGCAGCCTCGCTCCCAGCCTGCAGATGTGCGGCACGCAGCGCGAGGCTGCGATACGGTGGCTCGCCGATCTCGAAGAACTCACCGCACCGGCCTGA
- a CDS encoding undecaprenyl-diphosphate phosphatase — protein MDLAQLFVALLLGIIEGLTEFLPVSSTGHLIIFGDLLGYNDEASKVFKIVIQFAAILAVCWDYRERLVHVATGVVNDPAAQRFVGLLIVGFLPAAVLGVMFHSKIKALLFNPLTVATALIVGGLVILWLEKRSYHPRINAVDEMRWPDALKVGFAQALAMIPGTSRSGATIMGGLVFGLSRKTAAEFSFFLAIPTMFAATAYDLYKARDMLHAGDLPVFAIGFVASFIAAMWAVKTFIRFVSNHTFIVFAWYRIVFGLVVLATWKFGLVAWSEI, from the coding sequence ATGGATCTCGCCCAGCTGTTCGTCGCCCTGCTTCTCGGCATCATCGAAGGCCTCACCGAATTCCTGCCGGTTTCCTCGACCGGCCACCTGATCATCTTCGGCGACCTGCTCGGCTACAACGACGAGGCGAGCAAGGTGTTCAAGATCGTGATCCAGTTCGCCGCGATCCTCGCGGTGTGCTGGGACTACCGCGAACGCCTTGTGCACGTCGCGACCGGAGTCGTCAACGATCCCGCCGCGCAGCGCTTCGTCGGCCTGCTGATCGTCGGCTTCCTGCCCGCAGCGGTGTTGGGGGTGATGTTCCACTCGAAGATCAAGGCCCTGCTCTTCAACCCGCTCACGGTCGCGACCGCGCTGATCGTCGGCGGTCTGGTGATCCTGTGGCTGGAAAAGCGCAGCTACCATCCGCGCATCAATGCCGTCGACGAGATGCGCTGGCCCGATGCGTTGAAGGTCGGCTTTGCGCAGGCGCTGGCGATGATCCCCGGCACCTCGCGTTCCGGCGCGACCATCATGGGCGGGCTGGTGTTCGGCCTGTCGCGCAAGACGGCTGCGGAGTTCTCCTTCTTCCTCGCGATCCCGACGATGTTCGCGGCCACCGCATACGACCTCTACAAGGCGCGCGACATGCTCCACGCCGGCGACCTGCCGGTGTTCGCCATCGGCTTCGTCGCCTCCTTCATCGCCGCGATGTGGGCGGTGAAGACCTTCATCCGCTTCGTCTCCAACCACACCTTCATCGTCTTCGCGTGGTACCGCATCGTCTTCGGCCTCGTCGTGCTGGCGACGTGGAAGTTCGGCCTCGTCGCCTGGAGCGAAATCTGA
- a CDS encoding YqiA/YcfP family alpha/beta fold hydrolase: protein MIIYLHGFRSAPASIKAQALQRHMAEKGLAGEFWCEQLPPEPDAAIALIERQIARCRAERPNFPPTLVGSSLGGYYATHLAEKHGLRAALVNPAVVAPLSLEAYVGVQTNLYTGESFDFKHEYIAQLRAMDVATITRPQDFWLLVETGDEVLDYRDAVAKYAGARQTVLEGGDHGFSRWTDYLDEVIAFAGIAR, encoded by the coding sequence ATGATCATCTACCTGCACGGTTTCCGCTCGGCTCCCGCGTCAATCAAGGCGCAGGCGCTGCAACGCCACATGGCCGAGAAGGGGCTCGCAGGGGAATTCTGGTGCGAGCAGCTGCCGCCCGAGCCGGACGCCGCGATTGCGCTGATCGAGCGCCAGATCGCGCGCTGCCGTGCGGAGCGCCCCAATTTCCCGCCCACGCTGGTCGGCAGCTCGCTGGGCGGCTACTACGCGACGCACCTCGCCGAAAAGCACGGCCTCAGGGCCGCGCTCGTCAACCCGGCGGTCGTCGCACCGCTGTCACTGGAGGCCTACGTCGGCGTGCAGACCAACCTGTACACCGGCGAATCCTTCGACTTCAAGCACGAATACATCGCGCAACTGCGCGCCATGGATGTCGCGACGATCACCCGCCCGCAGGACTTCTGGCTGCTGGTCGAGACCGGCGACGAGGTGCTGGACTACCGCGACGCCGTCGCCAAATACGCCGGTGCACGCCAAACCGTGCTGGAAGGCGGGGACCACGGCTTTTCGCGTTGGACCGACTACCTCGACGAGGTGATCGCCTTCGCCGGAATCGCCCGATGA
- a CDS encoding methyltransferase domain-containing protein — MSIPSGFDVRRFKAQERAGFNRIAARYAEGAHLRADLAQALLDAADLAPGQRVLDLASGPGLLARDAAARIAPGGWVLASDIAEGMLAEGARRTAAEGKANALAFAAADAEHLCLPDASFDRVLAGLALFMFPHPQQALAEMRRVLRPRGRIALSVWGLRESVPLIARAQDCIARLLPPPKVARPSVFRFGDGAALTAILHDAGFADVRIAPCPFRCHFADAEGYWQAFLDLAGGATEALSRLPKATQATLRAAIAADLEGHRGADGGYTVEALALVATATA, encoded by the coding sequence ATGAGCATCCCCTCAGGCTTCGACGTGCGCCGCTTCAAGGCGCAGGAGCGCGCCGGCTTCAACCGCATCGCCGCGCGCTATGCCGAAGGCGCTCACCTGCGCGCCGACCTCGCCCAAGCCCTGCTCGACGCGGCCGACCTCGCGCCCGGCCAGCGGGTGCTCGATCTCGCGAGCGGACCGGGGCTCCTCGCCCGCGATGCTGCTGCCCGCATCGCGCCGGGCGGCTGGGTGCTCGCGAGCGACATCGCCGAGGGCATGCTCGCCGAGGGCGCCCGCCGCACCGCCGCCGAGGGCAAGGCCAACGCGCTCGCCTTCGCCGCCGCCGACGCCGAACACCTGTGCCTGCCCGACGCGAGCTTCGACCGCGTGCTTGCGGGCCTCGCGCTCTTCATGTTCCCCCACCCCCAGCAGGCGCTCGCGGAGATGCGCCGCGTGCTGCGCCCCCGCGGGCGCATCGCGCTGTCGGTGTGGGGCCTGCGGGAGTCCGTGCCGCTGATCGCGCGTGCGCAGGACTGCATCGCGCGGCTGCTGCCGCCGCCCAAGGTCGCACGTCCCTCGGTGTTCCGCTTCGGCGACGGCGCGGCGCTGACGGCCATCCTCCATGACGCGGGCTTCGCGGACGTGCGCATCGCCCCCTGCCCCTTCCGCTGCCACTTTGCCGACGCCGAAGGCTACTGGCAGGCCTTCCTCGATCTCGCCGGCGGAGCGACCGAGGCCTTGTCGCGCCTCCCCAAAGCCACCCAAGCGACCCTGCGCGCCGCGATCGCGGCCGATCTCGAAGGCCACCGCGGCGCCGACGGCGGCTACACCGTCGAAGCCCTCGCGCTCGTCGCCACCGCCACCGCATGA